A stretch of Desulfitobacterium dichloroeliminans LMG P-21439 DNA encodes these proteins:
- a CDS encoding ammonia-forming cytochrome c nitrite reductase subunit c552, whose product MEKRSLSGKALGVIIFLIVVLVGSIATVIYIFDSNNQKLKTEQVGQIAADEVDPAVWGQYYPVHYQTYLQNGENTDMPSHFETKPYMKLLYAGLGYSNEFNEPRGHVYTLEDIRAVDSSRYKVGASCNTCKSTQIPGLIEKYGADYYTSSFEEINSQLEYPIGCLDCHNPETMELRISRPALIEAFERQGKDITQATRQEMRSLVCAQCHVTYYFEPDTKKVMFPWDKGVKADQILDYYDEKKFSEWKHPDADTGLVKARHAEYEVFQGSTHESAGLACADCHMPYMKMGNTKVSSHYWTSPLKNIEESCGVCHREGAEWLESRVDDIQAKTKEIQDIAGETMVQAVEEIALARQTPGVNADLLAQAQQMHRDGQWYLDYVMVTNGYGFHNPMESMNNLGKAIDFAHQAIQLAKDAAIKSQ is encoded by the coding sequence ATGGAAAAGAGATCTTTATCCGGAAAGGCTTTAGGGGTGATCATTTTTTTGATCGTGGTTTTGGTAGGGAGCATTGCCACCGTCATCTATATCTTTGACTCTAATAACCAAAAGCTGAAGACGGAGCAAGTAGGCCAAATTGCCGCAGATGAAGTAGATCCTGCCGTGTGGGGTCAATATTATCCTGTGCACTATCAGACCTATCTGCAAAATGGTGAAAATACGGATATGCCTTCTCATTTTGAGACTAAACCCTATATGAAGCTTTTATATGCAGGCTTAGGTTACTCCAACGAATTCAATGAACCAAGGGGTCATGTCTACACCCTAGAGGATATTCGGGCGGTTGATTCCTCCAGATATAAAGTCGGAGCCTCCTGTAATACCTGTAAATCAACCCAAATACCAGGACTCATTGAAAAGTATGGGGCAGATTATTATACATCTTCTTTTGAAGAGATCAATTCACAGCTAGAATATCCTATCGGCTGCTTGGATTGTCATAACCCCGAAACTATGGAACTCAGGATTTCCCGTCCCGCATTGATCGAGGCCTTTGAAAGGCAAGGAAAGGACATCACCCAAGCAACGAGACAAGAAATGAGGTCGTTAGTGTGTGCTCAGTGCCACGTTACCTATTATTTTGAGCCTGACACCAAAAAAGTGATGTTCCCCTGGGACAAGGGAGTAAAAGCTGATCAGATCCTCGACTATTATGATGAAAAGAAATTTAGCGAATGGAAACATCCTGATGCTGATACAGGATTGGTAAAAGCCAGACATGCTGAGTATGAAGTTTTTCAGGGAAGTACCCATGAATCGGCCGGGCTTGCTTGCGCAGATTGTCATATGCCTTATATGAAGATGGGCAACACCAAGGTCAGCTCACACTATTGGACAAGTCCTTTGAAAAATATTGAAGAAAGCTGCGGCGTCTGTCATCGCGAAGGTGCTGAGTGGTTAGAGAGTCGGGTCGATGATATCCAAGCTAAGACCAAGGAAATTCAGGATATTGCCGGCGAAACCATGGTGCAAGCGGTCGAAGAGATTGCCCTTGCTCGCCAGACACCGGGTGTCAACGCGGATTTGCTTGCCCAGGCCCAGCAAATGCACCGTGATGGTCAGTGGTATCTGGATTATGTCATGGTAACGAACGGCTATGGCTTCCATAATCCGATGGAGTCCATGAATAATCTCGGCAAAGCGATTGATTTTGCCCATCAAGCTATTCAGTTAGCGAAGGATGCGGCAATTAAATCCCAATAA
- a CDS encoding FAD-dependent oxidoreductase, whose translation MKRWICKVCGYIHTGNEPPERCPQCGAPKEEFRLLEENESAVDQIQSDQPAEFRQEVDVLVVGSGAAAFSAAITAKNEGCSVIMLEKASEIGGTTRRSGGGFWIPNNRFQRKHGIIDNREEALKYMVRYSYPHLYQPEAERYGAPQNEFALIEAMVDHGAEMTEYLENIEAFKLIEQINWTGKLQVDYQDHLPENRSIRGRVLFTQDEKGELTYGYALINSFKAWAEKNDIPILVDHRVTKILRDESGRAIGLEARNKGKLVSFSAKKGIIFGSGGYSHNPELMLHFQRGPIFGGCSAPTNTGDFVRLGGAIGAKLGNMSGAFRAQSVFESVLENPDGSNNLFFIPGDGVIEVNRYGKRVMDEKRNYTDRGMVHFVWDPNRAEWTNMLLFMVFDQRTAELWQGDPPYPMAGSIPPYMITSNTLKELGIAISARLEKLRNKTGGFALDEHFNETFAETVQTFNGYARTGVDSDFRRGDFAYDREWTTYPPTQPGGVQWPTDMSKNYTMAPLSEEGPYYAIILASSTLDTNGGPMINQHSQVLDYEGKVIPGLYGAGNCIASPTGNAYWGGGSTIGPALTFGYIAGLQVAKS comes from the coding sequence ATGAAACGTTGGATTTGTAAGGTTTGTGGCTACATTCATACTGGGAATGAACCCCCTGAGCGTTGCCCCCAATGTGGTGCACCGAAAGAAGAGTTTAGACTTCTTGAAGAAAATGAAAGTGCTGTCGATCAAATTCAATCGGACCAACCTGCGGAGTTTAGGCAAGAAGTTGATGTTTTGGTTGTAGGTTCTGGTGCAGCTGCCTTCTCTGCCGCCATTACGGCTAAAAATGAGGGGTGCTCGGTTATCATGCTGGAAAAAGCCAGTGAGATTGGGGGCACAACCAGACGATCTGGTGGTGGGTTCTGGATACCGAACAATCGCTTTCAACGTAAGCATGGAATCATCGACAATCGGGAGGAAGCCCTCAAGTACATGGTTCGCTATTCTTACCCCCATCTGTATCAGCCAGAGGCAGAGCGCTACGGTGCTCCCCAGAACGAATTTGCCCTAATCGAGGCCATGGTGGATCATGGGGCTGAGATGACTGAATATCTCGAGAATATCGAAGCCTTTAAGCTGATTGAGCAGATTAACTGGACGGGAAAGCTCCAGGTGGATTACCAGGATCACCTGCCGGAAAATCGTTCGATTCGTGGTCGGGTATTATTTACCCAAGATGAAAAGGGAGAATTAACTTATGGTTATGCCCTGATCAATAGTTTCAAAGCCTGGGCTGAGAAAAATGATATACCTATCCTTGTGGATCATCGGGTCACGAAAATCCTCCGGGACGAATCGGGACGGGCCATCGGCCTTGAAGCTAGGAACAAGGGGAAATTGGTTAGCTTTTCAGCAAAAAAAGGCATTATATTTGGTTCCGGCGGTTACTCGCATAATCCAGAGTTGATGTTGCATTTTCAGCGGGGTCCAATCTTCGGAGGCTGTTCTGCACCTACCAATACGGGTGACTTTGTTCGCCTGGGCGGAGCAATTGGTGCTAAGCTAGGTAATATGAGTGGAGCTTTTCGTGCCCAAAGTGTGTTTGAAAGTGTCTTGGAGAACCCTGATGGCTCGAATAATTTGTTCTTTATCCCCGGTGACGGTGTGATAGAAGTCAACCGCTATGGTAAGCGGGTCATGGATGAGAAGAGGAACTATACGGATCGTGGAATGGTGCATTTCGTCTGGGATCCCAATCGTGCCGAGTGGACGAACATGCTACTTTTCATGGTTTTCGACCAACGAACAGCTGAGCTTTGGCAGGGTGATCCTCCGTATCCGATGGCAGGCAGCATACCACCTTACATGATTACCAGTAACACCCTTAAGGAATTGGGTATAGCTATTTCAGCAAGATTAGAAAAATTGCGGAATAAGACCGGCGGCTTTGCCTTAGATGAACATTTCAACGAGACCTTTGCGGAAACGGTCCAGACCTTCAATGGTTATGCTAGGACCGGAGTCGATTCCGATTTCCGTCGCGGTGACTTTGCTTATGACAGAGAATGGACAACTTACCCGCCCACTCAACCCGGCGGCGTCCAGTGGCCGACAGACATGAGTAAGAATTACACCATGGCGCCCCTGAGTGAAGAGGGTCCTTATTATGCGATTATCCTAGCTTCGAGCACCCTGGACACCAATGGTGGCCCGATGATTAATCAGCACTCTCAGGTCTTGGATTATGAAGGCAAGGTAATTCCCGGCTTGTATGGAGCGGGCAACTGTATTGCCTCTCCGACAGGGAATGCTTATTGGGGCGGTGGCAGTACAATCGGACCAGCCTTGACCTTCGGTTATATTGCCGGACTTCAAGTGGCAAAATCGTAG
- a CDS encoding NADPH-dependent FMN reductase — MSEVIKILGISGSLRRNSYNSAALKAAQELQPEGVIIEIADISQIPFFNEDLEAEGVPLVVEEFKKNIAEADALLIATPEYNYSIPPVLKNALDWASRAGKPLDGKPLGIISASTGMFGGARVQYHLRQVCVGLNLQPLNKPEVFIMNAHTKFDKSGALNDEFTRNAISKLLQGLVIKTLQLKK, encoded by the coding sequence ATGAGTGAGGTCATCAAGATTTTGGGGATCAGCGGAAGTTTACGCCGGAATTCATATAACAGTGCGGCTTTAAAAGCGGCTCAAGAATTGCAACCGGAAGGTGTAATTATTGAAATCGCTGACATTTCGCAGATACCCTTTTTTAATGAGGACTTAGAAGCAGAAGGGGTTCCCCTGGTCGTTGAAGAATTTAAAAAGAACATTGCGGAGGCCGACGCCTTATTGATTGCAACACCGGAATATAATTACTCGATACCACCGGTTTTAAAAAACGCCCTCGATTGGGCTTCACGGGCAGGTAAACCCTTGGACGGGAAACCCTTGGGGATTATAAGTGCTTCTACGGGAATGTTTGGTGGGGCACGTGTCCAATATCACCTTCGCCAGGTTTGTGTAGGGCTTAATCTTCAGCCGCTAAATAAGCCAGAGGTCTTTATTATGAATGCCCATACAAAATTTGACAAAAGCGGGGCTCTTAACGATGAATTTACTCGTAACGCCATCTCGAAGCTATTACAAGGGTTGGTAATCAAAACCTTGCAGTTGAAGAAATAG
- a CDS encoding PrpR N-terminal domain-containing protein, whose translation MDSIFFAALTQEMAQATKQVMQELGLSFPIKVVSFDEGPEVVKANSDVDVMISRGLMVDLMKKYTDKPVVGLTMSIDEIFEAVNQLIIGGATKVGVVAHQGYIEMGNSDFALGDMTIHIRPWNTLEDIPKILEHLSKIGVDAIAGDKGGSTAAKERGFVVVTLESGLNAMRRSINEASKIAKAQERERDKEREKSRRFEQVLNVLYSELEQSASFIEELTASSEELAASSQESSDIALTAAREVNNISEILDVIRRVAQQTNLLGLNAAIEAARAGEHGRGFSVVAEEVRKLADESNKSARNIDEMLHRFRESVNMVQKNVEESNVITQEQAKATQVLAQKLDELRLVGEKLTSMVGSN comes from the coding sequence ATGGATTCAATTTTTTTTGCAGCATTAACTCAAGAAATGGCTCAAGCCACAAAGCAGGTAATGCAAGAGCTGGGTTTATCTTTTCCCATCAAAGTAGTAAGCTTTGATGAAGGTCCAGAGGTAGTCAAAGCGAATTCTGATGTGGATGTCATGATAAGTAGAGGTCTTATGGTAGACCTAATGAAAAAATACACGGATAAGCCAGTGGTAGGACTGACGATGTCGATCGACGAGATCTTCGAAGCAGTAAACCAACTCATCATTGGTGGCGCAACCAAAGTGGGTGTTGTGGCACATCAAGGGTATATAGAAATGGGGAATTCGGACTTTGCCTTAGGGGACATGACGATACATATCCGTCCTTGGAATACCCTGGAGGATATTCCGAAAATTCTCGAACATTTGAGTAAAATCGGAGTTGACGCTATTGCGGGTGATAAAGGTGGCTCTACAGCGGCGAAGGAACGGGGGTTTGTTGTAGTTACCCTTGAATCAGGATTAAATGCCATGAGAAGGTCCATCAATGAAGCCTCGAAAATTGCTAAGGCTCAAGAGCGAGAGCGAGACAAGGAACGGGAGAAGTCACGCCGTTTTGAACAAGTATTGAATGTGCTTTATTCTGAGTTGGAGCAGTCGGCGTCCTTTATTGAAGAATTAACAGCTTCCTCAGAAGAACTCGCCGCGTCAAGTCAGGAATCGTCTGATATTGCCCTAACAGCCGCTAGAGAAGTGAATAATATCTCGGAAATATTGGATGTGATTCGGCGGGTGGCGCAACAGACTAATTTATTGGGACTTAACGCCGCTATTGAGGCTGCACGAGCTGGTGAACATGGGAGAGGCTTCTCGGTAGTGGCAGAGGAAGTTCGCAAGTTGGCCGATGAGAGCAATAAGTCGGCTAGAAATATTGATGAAATGCTTCATCGTTTTCGCGAGTCGGTCAACATGGTGCAGAAAAATGTTGAGGAGAGCAATGTTATTACTCAGGAACAGGCAAAGGCCACCCAAGTATTGGCTCAGAAGCTGGATGAGCTTAGACTGGTGGGTGAAAAGCTCACTTCCATGGTGGGATCAAACTGA